Proteins from a single region of Amblyomma americanum isolate KBUSLIRL-KWMA chromosome 10, ASM5285725v1, whole genome shotgun sequence:
- the LOC144108868 gene encoding uncharacterized protein LOC144108868: MSNIQRIHMSFAVIPFLLLSLFICMHRAFADPNKYFNTSSLCMTGPHYTIFRTIDGAVLTSESENNRDCFIVFQTDSILKRFMLRFEKLALDCNDHLKVFDGSQPIGNHKVDLSCGSTHTDVGTIFTLTNFVTLEYTTDNSSPAENGFKLIITAYKDIQTIGLKCRDFECLNSFCISSNLTCDGVNHCGDNSDETSHASCIGSTLSSAVTAP, translated from the exons ATGTCCAACATCCAGCGAATCCACATGTCGTTCGCCGTGATTCCGTTTCTGCTGCTATCGCTGTTCATATGCATGCACCGTGCCTTCGCGGACCCGAACAAGTACT TTAATACCTCGTCGCTGTGCATGACAGGCCCACACTACACTATCTTCAGGACGATTGACGGTGCCGTGCTGACGTCAGAAAGCGAGAACAACCGGGACTGTTTTATCGTCTTCCAGACCGACTCCATCTTAAAGCGGTTCATGCTTCGCTTTGAAAAGCTGGCCTTGGACTGCAACGATCATCTAAAGGTTTTTGATGGCTCCCAACCCATAGGGAATCACAAG GTGGACCTTTCATGTGGGAGCACCCACACGGATGTGGGGACCATCTTCACGCTTACGAACTTTGTGACCCTCGAGTATACCACGGACAACTCAAGTCCAGCAGAAAACGGCTTCAAACTAATCATCACTGCTTACAAGGACATCCAAACTATCG GTCTCAAGTGCCGGGACTTTGAGTGTCTCAACAGCTTCTGCATCTCAAGCAACTTGACATGCGATGGCGTCAACCACTGTGGTGACAACAGTGACGAGACAAGCCACGCTTCATGCATAG GCTCAACGCTCTCTTCTGCGGTGACCGCTCCTTGA